CCCAAAGAACATTCCAAGGAGTGGTTCATCGTCGATACAGTCTTCATAATCATCGATTGAGAGTTCTTGTCCCTCTTCCTCTAACAATGCAACACGACACCTTGCTATATTTAGGGCCCGAAGTGCCCCTTCTATTAGATGGTGGTTTTTTCTGGCAGCCTCCTCACAGAGTATCATTGAGTCTTTAGAACCACGGAAATAGCTCTCTAAAAGATCCAAGAAGATGATATCCATCTCTATTATATTCTTTTCCCTATATTCAGGAAGAGTTGGCTTGTAGGATGTTGTATTACATTTGATGAGTCTACATAAAAGACATTTTATCCTATTAATATACTGAACTCCAAAGCTGATTTTTTTAACGATATGCGCTCCTACTACCAATATTTTAAGATCGCGGATATAGCTAAGATCACAATTATCCAATATAACATTTATGGCTGCATAAAGAACCCTTCTATCTACAGCATGCGGTATCTGGATTAAGCAAGAGTAGGCTAAATTCCTGAGTTCTGCATCTCCATGAAGAGCCGTTCGAATGAGTTTATTGGATCCTCCACATCTTTCAAAGTAGGAACTGTCTCCAGACTTTGCAAGTTTCTGTAAAACCATCAACTTTAGTCGAAAGTTTATGGGCAGTGGTTTCTTTGTGCGTATCCAAATCTGGGACAAAAGACAAGCCATTTCATCCATTGCGTATATATTTAACTTTCGCGATTTCAAAAGCTCCTTAACCCACTCCATAACCTTTGAAAGGTGGGTGCTGGTCAAGATTGTCCTGGTTACAGTTCTTTGGACCAGGCGGATTTGCCAATAGTAACTCTGGTTATAGTAGTCTTCTGAACCAACAACCTCTTCCTGCAAACTCTCCTTTGATATTACCCTATTCATATAGAGCTCAAGGTGCTCAAAAAAGTACTCGCTCTCCATACGCAAGAGAAGCTCATAGGCCAGTTGCACTAATTTTGAGCTACATATGGTATCCACTGACCAAATGCAGACGTTTCCCAGGAGTTCTCTTACTATTTGTGACACACCATCAAAGATTTTGCGGTTTTGCGAGATTCTGTTGATGACTTCGCTGTTTATATCCAAATTCTCacatttatcatttccagaatgttTATGCCATGTTCTTAAACACATCAACATCAAAAGGCATAGTTCTAGCACCTTTATATCGGAGCTACTGTGACTTTCATTCAGGATGCAACTCTTGAGGCAGTCTACGTCGATCAATTCGTTGTTTCGGATAAGTGCGCGGTACTTTTTGCTTCCTAAAAGAAGtttaattttatattctgcTATGGTAGCTAGTCTTCTCAACTCTGTAGAGGTGCTTCCGATGGAATCCGTAGGCGTTGCGCCCTTGGATTTAGGATTCGGTACGTTTGCGTCGCTCTCAGCACACGTAGACGCAGTTCCAAGATGCGACATTttaattttgtaaatgaatataaaaaataaattaTGTTACAAAAGTGCCAAACGTCCAAACCTCCATAAACCGTATGGCGAAACTCGGCGTTGTTGACAATTGCTCATTATTAAAGGTCTCACTAGCAGCAGACGTGCCGAATAAGAAATCTTTACCGACAGAAATAGCTGGATTCCTACCTCCACCAATGATGATTGAATCGTCATTGGTGAAGACAAAACAGCGGTTATTACCCTGAGAAGTGTACACCTTGAGCTCGTTCTGCAAAAACTTGAAGACAAATGTCTCGCCAGATCCATAAAATCGGACATTGTAGTGTATTGGACCTGTAAAGGCTCCAAATACTGCTCCTCCTGTATCCTGTATGAGGAGTAGGCAATTTTCCTTGTCTTCCAAATTCTTGTAAAACGTGTTGAAAGATATACCATCATGATCCGTTTTGAATGATAGGACCCATTCTCTGATTGCTATACTCGGCGGCAGTCTCTCAGTGAGCCTCTCGAGCATATAGGAAGTCAATATGTTGCTATTTTTAGCGATCGTTTCATAGTAAGAAGAGTCTGCCAAAACATCAGAGACGAGCTTTACGTCCGTGGCTTTTGCCTTTTTGTTTGAAACATTCCAACTTTCAATTAGACGATTACTTGAAAATGGTATGCGTGTGATTCCACTGCGATTAGTTACAATTGTCTCATTCCTGTACGAATCCAACAGATCCATCAAGAGACTTGTGCATTTGTATGCTACATCCTTTTTATAATACCCAAATAGTACTGACGTGTGCATTGATTCCCTTGCTGATGTTGTCGTCGTCCTTGGGACGCCTGATCCAGAAGACCTACTTTTGAGCAGGTTGAATGTGATTACCGATGTTACTACTGAACCAAGCCTTGACCATCCGGACGAAAGGAAGGATCTTGGTCTCTGGTTTCGTTCCTGGGATCCCGGGGTATCGGATCTGGCGCTAATGTCGAAGCCACCAAAGGCGGAAGAGTCGATGGAGCTCAAATCAGATGCAGTACTGTCCGTTGTTGGTTTTACTACAATCTGAAGGAATCCATTGCAACGTATATCCTCTGCTCCAACCAGTTCCTGCGATGGCCCACCTATACATCcgcattccagtatattCTCCACGTCGATATGGACCTGATAGTATCCGGGGCCCTTTTCATGGACATTGAAATCCCTTACATCAGGTTCAAACGTCAGAGATTCCCTGGTGAGTGTCAGTATGCCCAGTATAGGACTTGGAAGAATGCAATACTGGCAAGTTTCCCGGAAGAGAATGTCTCGATGTTTTGGCAAATTAAAGCTAAAAATATCGCCAAATGGGTCCTCTGGCTCGGATTCTTTCGGCTCTGGTCGGTATGCAGATAAAACCGCCTCCTTGATAGCACCAGGCCTAATCAGCGTGCCTTGACGAAAAAGCGACATGTTCGGGTTCTACATTTTAGTAAAAACGCCGCAGATTATTATTCGATGCGcgcaacattttttatGTATAGTGAAGCTACGCTTTCCCACACCAGCAACGGCAGCCAGCCGCTTCAGTATGCGTTCACAACCAGCTGACATTTTCCAGCCAAATATGTGGATGTTAGAAAATAGATGAAGATATACGCTAGTTTTGGATCACAAAGAGTCGACAAGTAGACACGCAGACGCCGAGATTCGACTATCTGCCACAGTTGCGCGGCCAGTAGCCCACCCCCGAGAGAGTAGATACTGTAAAGAGTAACATGTAGAGATGAGAGCAGGAGTGAACGAGGCAAGAGTAAATGAATAATAGCAGTGTAGAGAAAAGAGACTACATTAGAGAAAGATTCCGGCCTATTAACTTCTACGTTAGTGAAATTTGTACTTGGATACTTGGATTTCGTCAACTGTGTTTCTATTCAGCCGAGAAGAGACGAGATCTAGCTCATCTTCTGGCATATCCACACAGTTGGAAACCTGCGCTATCCATGGTTCAAACTTTGTAGACCAATTATTTATAAGTGAAAAGCCGTACAAAAATGTAGTCCAGTCCAAAATATTGGTATCAAAATTGCACCAAGATACCAAATACGGCAAACGTGTATTCCACCGTTCTATATAGTATTCCAATCTACCatgaacctccagaggCAGGTCCCAGGGTTCAGATTCAGACTCGTAAAGATTACTAAAGTTTTGCATTTCCTTTAGAGCACCTTCCCAAGCAGACACTCTGGCCTGTTGGATACTATCGTACAGCGGTTGTGGTAATTTCCTATCGTGTAGTTGATCTAGCGCAAACTTGGACTTCAACATTATTCTGTCCATACGCGGTGTGAAGTGTTTACAAAAATAACTATATTCCAGTTTCCATGCCTCCTCCCAGTAGAGGAAGAAACTCTGaaaattgaaaaattttaaaagaAAATAAGAATGGTATAGTCCAGTTAGAACAGACCATGTCactgcattaaaatccttATTCTCTACTCTCGCAACCGATTGTGCCCATTCTAAACAATTTTCGCAATCAGCGTCAGAGAATATTTGCCTTGAAGTATCCGCAAAGGATTTTAAATCTAGCGTCCCTCCTATAAGACTTTTCCTGTCCTTTATACGATCCAAAACTTCCTGATGCCAATTATGTTCTGGCTTCAAGTACGCCTTACGCAATTCCGTAAAACAAATATCCGTAGAAATTTTGCTGGATCGTGCACCCAAACCCTTGAATAGAGCGCATCCCAAGAATACTAGGGCTACCAAAAATGCAACTTTCATCCAAACCATGAGAGTTAGGAAGAAGCGGTATCTATCAACCCTAACGTAAAAGCTTGACTTCTTAGAAACCTTGACAGATAAAGCTCGATTCTCAAATCCCCCTGGTGGAGGGTTATAGTCACTGGAACCTGAAGTGACCGATTTCCACTTATTAGAGGTTGCATCATGACTCAAGAACAGTTTTGTTATAGGTTTATGATCCCTTGCAGATTTTTGTTCCTTAGATGCACCCTTACAAGAAGAATACGACGAATAGGTGAAGAAAAGGCCGtatatatcaaaatattttgtagGATAATTAACAGCAGATACACGGAAATACGTATTCCTCAAAACGCAAAACAAGTCTACAATTAGATCAGCATGACAGCACCAACTACAGATAATATCCTTTATATCAAATTCATTTGACACTGCTGATCCATCTCCGTATACGAATGTTTCAGGGCGTTCCACTTTTCTTATGGAACATACCGGACAATTTGCCGATAAAGAACCAAAGTATACATTTCCTTTCACCGGAAATCCACTTTCATTAGTCGTGGCGCTATTGTGTTTTGAGCAGACACCATTAATGCAGCAAAGGCATGCCAACTTGGCTTCCAACCTGACTGTAAGTTGGCAATCGTTACAGGTACTTGTCTGTGCGGAGGTAAGCAAAAAGTGTTGTGATCCTGAAACTAGggaaatatttttacaacatAGACATTTATTGCAGTTTTCCTTTTGAACAGTAGGACAATTACATGTTCCTCCACTTCCAGAACTATTCCCACAACCAAGTTTGGCACAGCGATCAcaacatacacatttcaaaCACTTATCTTTACAACCACCACTTGAACAGCAGGTgcatttttcttcattatttttacatACCTCTTTACATCTACAGCTACAGGTTCCGTTTTTACATGTACCCACCTTGCAGCATTGAGATCCTTGTTGACAGCATTTGCAACCACATTGTGGTTGTTGCGTATGCTTGTGACAACAACAACAGTCAttgcaacaaaaacatttacaacaaCCCTTCCAACATGTACACTCAATTTTACCGCCAGTTCCAGAATCAAACCATATAATTACATCCTTAGAACATTCTGGTGGCTTTGAACATACCTTCCTACAATCATAATAAATACCCTCGGTCTTGCAAAAGCACTGTTCACAAACATCATCTCCACAGCACATTTTCTGCGGATCATCACTTGAGCAATTCTGCCTTAAAGATACATCAATAATTAGTCCAAGGGAGTACGAGAAGATGTACCCGAGCAGGAACGCCGGTAGTATGACAATAAAAAAGAGCCCATATATGCAAAAAAACTTGTGGAACAAAAACATTAGAGCAGCTGAAATGAAGTGTAGTATAAAAATAACAGCACAGACAAAAGTGGAATCTGACTTTGATGGTGGAAAAATAAGCCCAAAACAACTTCCTACAATGTGTGATATCATCTCAGATTTAGAGAGGCTGGACATCAAGTGCGGTGCGTATTTAAACTGTGATGTGCAAAAAATGGGTGAGTATCCCAAAAAAACCAAAATAGACAATAACAAGGAGAAGAGTGGTCCCAAGTTTGGCCTTATTAATGAGTaaatatcatcaatagTTTGGCCTGGAGCGGAAGTATCAAAGAACATGCCATCGCCGTCCCGTTTCGATTTCTTCAGGAGGTTAGACGCGCCCATAAGTTCTCCAAAAAGCTTATCATCAACTACATCGTCCCATATTTCGAAATTACCCAAGTacatctttaaaaataatgacGTTAGACATGACAAAAACCGGATTAGAGCGACCATTACGGCAATGTCCCGCAGGTGGGTAGAAAAGCCTTTATCATCGCTTTTCACGGCATACCAGCAGATAGACGGCAGTAATCTCGCTGAAAATAACCCTATGCAAAATCCTAGCAAGACAGACTTGTGTCTAGAGTAGTAACAGCTCGAGTGGACAACCAGGATGCCCATCACTATCCCTAAGAAGCCCGAGAGCAAGAATGTCAGCTTCCCTAGGGATAGATCCCACTTTACTATGGCATATAGGATTAGACATAGCGTTGCATAGACTGTGTGATATCCGTTCCGGTAGAATTCCGAATTCCTGCTCGAAAAGAGCATATATAGGAATACGACTGCTATAGAGCCCAGAAAGATCCCGTATTGGATAGAAGCTCCCATAGACATGTGCAATAGCGTCATATTGAACTGTTCAATGCCAATAAGGCATGAACAGCCGAGGATGAACGCCTCGGTGATCTCACCGATCCCTGCGGCTCCGTACGCCATTCCCCTCAAAAGACACGGGAAACCTTGGCCTATCCTACTTACATTTCTTAATTAAATCAACTTCATTTCATTAACCGAGGTTAAACTACGGGAATTACCCTTGAAAATTTAGTCTAAATGGCGTCCCCATCCCTGCCTAGACACTCTGCCCGTACGGGCTCTGGCAACGCTCCTTTTGGCCCCTACCAGCTCTACGCACCTTGCGAAAGATTTAAACCTGAGAATCTACGAGGAGTTTACACCAATATTCGCGTATTTGCTCTTTGTGTGCCCAGCGTCGCAGGACACACGGAAGAGACGAATCTCACCTATTCCTGAAACTTCCTCCCCAAACCTTGAGATTTATTCTAATTATTTATGCTTAAGTATATGAGCCTACTCTGGTTGTTGTCTAAGAGCTTAAATCTGACAACTGAGAGACCTGTCTAATATACACAGTAGGTTTTCTTCCTAGGACTATTTATAGCATTAAAATTGTCTCCAATCCGTGAATATTGACTCTATGATCCGATATGACTCATTATTTGCGCTATATGACCTGTCTATCCCGCAACTTGCTCTCTTATGTCTTCCCCTCCTCGTTTACGTATCTAATTACAGCAAATACCTCTAATTGTACTAGATTTGCTAGTAAAACGTTCCTAAAGGCCTCCCATATACGCTCCACAGCCATATCTGCTCAGTTAACATTTTTGGGCCCCGGCTCGCCTCCCGAGGTTTGATGAGACACTTTGGCTAACACATACTATACACATCTACTTAGATAAGATATAGACTCTTAAAAGGCTAGAGTCTAGGGGTTTATGGCAACGATGAAATCGCAAAATGTCATCTTCCAGAGTATTTGAGGCTATCGGCAAGGATGATGCCTATTTTGAGCTCAAATCAAGACTATACGATGATTTTAACTCGGAGGATTCGGAGGGAAAGGCTTATAGTCACGTACTCAATGGAGTAATTGATGTTCTGAAGAGAGCGGACAGCATAGACCACAATGTGGATATAAACAGCGAATGTAAGATCCTAATAGAAGATGTAGCTACGAGCGGATTGTGTAGATACCCCTGGGAAGTTGTCAAACTGCTTCTGTTGGTTATTTGGGGCCACGTCTTTGACGAAGTGCGTGAGTATGAAAATGCcaataatgaagaagaggacGACTTTGAAAGGTATGAGCATGAGAAACGCGAGTCATTGGCTCGCCTCTTAGAGTTCGACCTTCCTCCATTTACACTTCAAAGGCTCTGCGAAATACCACTCAACCAGCCATACAGAGCACTGCATAAGATATTCAACGCATATCGCAAACTCTTCAACGTGAGAAATATAGAGTATGAACCAGTATGTATaccaaaatttgtaaaacttgaagattttaaacTGAACAAGGTGTACTCTAACCTAGACAAATGGGATGAACAACTTGAAACATCCTTTAGACCACAATGGTCGCAAGATATATGGATAGATTGTTCAAGTGACGATTCTTCGAGTGACTACCTTGAAAAAAGATCAATAGACGAGTAAATTGTATTTGCATATCGTGATCTGTGTATTTATCATTGCTTGATGCGTTTTAGAAGGTAGGTCGGTCGGTCTTCAAGGTTAAGTTTTCTCCATTCTGAAAGGTAGATTATGGAAACC
This region of Theileria equi strain WA chromosome 1, complete sequence genomic DNA includes:
- a CDS encoding hypothetical protein (encoded by transcript BEWA_023950A), with protein sequence MAYGAAGIGEITEAFILGCSCLIGIEQFNMTLLHMSMGASIQYGIFLGSIAVVFLYMLFSSRNSEFYRNGYHTVYATLCLILYAIVKWDLSLGKLTFLLSGFLGIVMGILVVHSSCYYSRHKSVLLGFCIGLFSARLLPSICWYAVKSDDKGFSTHLRDIAVMVALIRFLSCLTSLFLKMYLGNFEIWDDVVDDKLFGELMGASNLLKKSKRDGDGMFFDTSAPGQTIDDIYSLIRPNLGPLFSLLLSILVFLGYSPIFCTSQFKYAPHLMSSLSKSEMISHIVGSCFGLIFPPSKSDSTFVCAVIFILHFISAALMFLFHKFFCIYGLFFIVILPAFLLGYIFSYSLGLIIDVSLRQNCSSDDPQKMCCGDDVCEQCFCKTEGIYYDCRKVCSKPPECSKDVIIWFDSGTGGKIECTCWKGCCKCFCCNDCCCCHKHTQQPQCGCKCCQQGSQCCKVGTCKNGTCSCRCKEVCKNNEEKCTCCSSGGCKDKCLKCVCCDRCAKLGCGNSSGSGGTCNCPTVQKENCNKCLCCKNISLVSGSQHFLLTSAQTSTCNDCQLTVRLEAKLACLCCINGVCSKHNSATTNESGFPVKGNVYFGSLSANCPVCSIRKVERPETFVYGDGSAVSNEFDIKDIICSWCCHADLIVDLFCVLRNTYFRVSAVNYPTKYFDIYGLFFTYSSYSSCKGASKEQKSARDHKPITKLFLSHDATSNKWKSVTSGSSDYNPPPGGFENRALSVKVSKKSSFYVRVDRYRFFLTLMVWMKVAFLVALVFLGCALFKGLGARSSKISTDICFTELRKAYLKPEHNWHQEVLDRIKDRKSLIGGTLDLKSFADTSRQIFSDADCENCLEWAQSVARVENKDFNAVTWSVLTGLYHSYFLLKFFNFQSFFLYWEEAWKLEYSYFCKHFTPRMDRIMLKSKFALDQLHDRKLPQPLYDSIQQARVSAWEGALKEMQNFSNLYESESEPWDLPLEVHGRLEYYIERWNTRLPYLVSWCNFDTNILDWTTFLYGFSLINNWSTKFEPWIAQVSNCVDMPEDELDLVSSRLNRNTVDEIQVSKYKFH
- a CDS encoding hypothetical protein (encoded by transcript BEWA_023930A) is translated as MSHLGTASTCAESDANVPNPKSKGATPTDSIGSTSTELRRLATIAEYKIKLLLGSKKYRALIRNNELIDVDCLKSCILNESHSSSDIKVLELCLLMLMCLRTWHKHSGNDKCENLDINSEVINRISQNRKIFDGVSQIVRELLGNVCIWSVDTICSSKLVQLAYELLLRMESEYFFEHLELYMNRVISKESLQEEVVGSEDYYNQSYYWQIRLVQRTVTRTILTSTHLSKVMEWVKELLKSRKLNIYAMDEMACLLSQIWIRTKKPLPINFRLKLMVLQKLAKSGDSSYFERCGGSNKLIRTALHGDAELRNLAYSCLIQIPHAVDRRVLYAAINVILDNCDLSYIRDLKILVVGAHIVKKISFGVQYINRIKCLLCRLIKCNTTSYKPTLPEYREKNIIEMDIIFLDLLESYFRGSKDSMILCEEAARKNHHLIEGALRALNIARCRVALLEEEGQELSIDDYEDCIDDEPLLGMFFGVLNQELLQWSIEYSRIDLGASRYYDRKKIIKIISIIESVQNPCPLFNRLLIIFCNYLLIFDEAYKDTEVKIEAFKVLCRSIKICGTDYERYSFIPQCFKVFERIWRASAPLVKHYTMDIMKHSLDLVYSLEYTHEKNCIQPNGACEGHDSCKDDLKLSISAVFRRLSETIKLDAEFVRTVSLGFYSGSCQKYVAHGLYNLTCNNFSKDICKIVLDIALVISKNDWNPENLAIIKKLFKLCLKRKNRRNCKIVEDGYLFGATPRSLVFMSGSAIDKYISFLFRHILHNVESLEDNSLFYPDCTIKSNVLEKRFHDCPGE
- a CDS encoding hypothetical protein (encoded by transcript BEWA_023960A), with the protein product MSSSRVFEAIGKDDAYFELKSRLYDDFNSEDSEGKAYSHVLNGVIDVLKRADSIDHNVDINSECKILIEDVATSGLCRYPWEVVKLLLLVIWGHVFDEVREYENANNEEEDDFERYEHEKRESLARLLEFDLPPFTLQRLCEIPLNQPYRALHKIFNAYRKLFNVRNIEYEPVCIPKFVKLEDFKLNKVYSNLDKWDEQLETSFRPQWSQDIWIDCSSDDSSSDYLEKRSIDE
- a CDS encoding hypothetical protein (encoded by transcript BEWA_023940A); this translates as MSLFRQGTLIRPGAIKEAVLSAYRPEPKESEPEDPFGDIFSFNLPKHRDILFRETCQYCILPSPILGILTLTRESLTFEPDVRDFNVHEKGPGYYQVHIDVENILECGCIGGPSQELVGAEDIRCNGFLQIVVKPTTDSTASDLSSIDSSAFGGFDISARSDTPGSQERNQRPRSFLSSGWSRLGSVVTSVITFNLLKSRSSGSGVPRTTTTSARESMHTSVLFGYYKKDVAYKCTSLLMDLLDSYRNETIVTNRSGITRIPFSSNRLIESWNVSNKKAKATDVKLVSDVLADSSYYETIAKNSNILTSYMLERLTERLPPSIAIREWVLSFKTDHDGISFNTFYKNLEDKENCLLLIQDTGGAVFGAFTGPIHYNVRFYGSGETFVFKFLQNELKVYTSQGNNRCFVFTNDDSIIIGGGRNPAISVGKDFLFGTSAASETFNNEQLSTTPSFAIRFMEVWTFGTFVT